A part of Hippopotamus amphibius kiboko isolate mHipAmp2 chromosome 16, mHipAmp2.hap2, whole genome shotgun sequence genomic DNA contains:
- the VPS9D1 gene encoding VPS9 domain-containing protein 1 isoform X8: MAAAAGDGAVKPLQCAMKLANGAIELDTGNRPREAYTEYLRSVHYISQVLLEEVETTKEAGETVTPDTSKMLKLAEQCLERAQSTAAKLGKACLRPALPVAAPIPSPTSRHRRVYSDEGGKLSPFLPPEIFQKLQVVEPQSSKKELTPLEEASLQNQKLKAAYEARMARLDPSQAMQKTSLTLSLQRQMMENLVIAKAREETLQRKMEERRLRLQEAANRPVLPPRRFCSQVALTPEEREQRALYAAILEYEQDHDWPKHWKAKLKRSPGDLSLVTSLVSHMLSVPDHPISQLLKKLQCAVYRALYPIVSRGAGGCCSLPPDTDGLLPPGSRRLRPSQSLYCMPSPPEPSLAPRPPDGPSASPPTPPPHPGNPDRGADGSPTAPPSPLVDTPSHLPGKDSSFEDLEQFLATPERRGWGPGGRPEAQPPRVWKGPSPGQLEGTVQDIHEAIDRLLSLTLLAFEGLNTAASKDRCLACIEEPFFSPLWPLLLAVYRSVHRVREAAVSRSMELYRNAPPAAIGVPTKLLPQDSEATSAGAYPYCAAAQELGLLVLESCPQKKLECIVRALRVICACAEDYYRAREAAPQPGIAAMYLIGEEGYCLTSLQSALSYVELLPRRALGK, translated from the exons ATGGCCGCTGCGGCCGGGGACGGCGCGGTGAAGCCGCTGCAGTGCGCCATGAAGCTGGCCAACGGGGCGATCGAGCTGGACACCGGCAACCGGCCCCGG GAGGCATACACAGAATACCTGAGGAGCGTCCACTACATCTCCCAGGTGCTGCTAGAAGAAGTGGAGACCACCAAAG AAGCTGGGGAGACTGTGACCCCTGACACCTCAAAGATGCTGAAGCTGGCTGAGCAGTGTCTGGAGAGGGCCCAGTCGACAGCTGCCAAGCTTG GGAAAGCATGCctgaggccagccctgcctgtggCTGCCCCCATCCCCTCACCGACCAGCCGACACCGCCGGGTGTACTCAGATGAGGGAGGGAAGCTCTCTCCATTTCTGCCGCCTGAGATCTTCCAGAAGCTTCAGGTCGTAGAGCCACAAAGCTCTAAGAA GGAGCTGACACCCCTGGAGGAGGCCTCCCTGCAGAATCAGAAGCTGAAAGCTGCCTATGAGGCCCGGATGGCCCGTCTGGACCCCAGCCAGGCCATGCAGAAGACATCCCTG ACCCTGTCCCTGCAGCGGCAGATGATGGAGAACCTGGTGATTGCTAAAGCCCGGGAGGAGACA CTGCAGAGGAAGATGGAGGAACGCCGGCTGCGGCTCCAGGAGGCCGCCAACAG ACCTGTCCTTCCTCCCAGGAGGTTCTGCAGCCAGGTTGCCCTGACCCCTGAGGAGCGGGAGCAGCGGGCCCTCTATGCCGCCATCCTCGAGTACGAGCAAGACCAC GACTGGCCAAAGCACTGGAAGGCCAAGCTCAAGAGGAGCCCGGGGGACCTGTCCCTGGTGACCAGCCTGGTCTCCCACATGCTCAG TGTTCCAGACCACCCCATCTCGCAGCTCCTGAAGAAGCTCCAGTGCGCAGTGTACCGGGCGCTGTACCCCATCGTGAGCAGGGGTGCAGGGGGCTGCTGTTCCCTGCCCCCCGACACCGACGGGCTGCTGCCTCCTGGAAGCCGGCGGCTCCGGCCCTCTCAGAGCCTCTACTGCATGCCCTCCCCTCCAGAGCCCAGCCTGGCCCCGAGGCCCCCAGACGGCCCCTCCGCcagcccccccacacccccaccccaccccggcaaCCCGGACAGAGGGGCGGACGGCAGCCCCACGGCGCCTCCCTCACCCCTGGTGGACACTCCATCCCACCTGCCGGGCAAGGACAGCTCCTTTGAGGACCTGGAACAGTTCTTGGCCACTCctgagaggaggggctggggccctgggggGCGGCCTGAGGCCCAGCCCCCAAGGGTGTGGAAGGGGCCCTCGCCGGGGCAGCTGGAGGGCACCGTGCAGGACATCCATGAGGCCATCG ACAGGCTGCTTTCGCTGACCCTCCTGGCTTTTGAAGGCCTGAACACGGCCGCCTCCAAGGACCGCTGCCTGGCCTGCATCGAGGAGCCCTTCTTCTCCCCGCTGTGGCCCCTGCTGCTGGCAGTCTACAG GAGCGTTCACCGCGTGCGGGAGGCCGCCGTGAGCAGGAGCATGGAGCTGTACAGGAACGCGCCCCCAGCGGCCATCGGTGTCCCCACCAAGCTCCTCCCCCAGGACTCTGAGGCCACGTCAGCCGGCGCCTACCCCTACTGTGCCGCCGCCCAGGAGCTGGGGCTGCTGGTTCTGGAGAGCTGCCCCCAGAAGAAGCTGGAATGCATCG
- the VPS9D1 gene encoding VPS9 domain-containing protein 1 isoform X9, with product MAAAAGDGAVKPLQCAMKLANGAIELDTGNRPREAYTEYLRSVHYISQVLLEEVETTKEAGETVTPDTSKMLKLAEQCLERAQSTAAKLGKACLRPALPVAAPIPSPTSRHRRVYSDEGGKLSPFLPPEIFQKLQVVEPQSSKKELTPLEEASLQNQKLKAAYEARMARLDPSQAMQKTSLTLSLQRQMMENLVIAKAREETLQRKMEERRLRLQEAANRPVLPPRRFCSQVALTPEEREQRALYAAILEYEQDHDWPKHWKAKLKRSPGDLSLVTSLVSHMLSVPDHPISQLLKKLQCAVYRALYPIVSRGAGGCCSLPPDTDGLLPPGSRRLRPSQSLYCMPSPPEPSLAPRPPDGPSASPPTPPPHPGNPDRGADGSPTAPPSPLVDTPSHLPGKDSSFEDLEQFLATPERRGWGPGGRPEAQPPRVWKGPSPGQLEGTVQDIHEAIDRLLSLTLLAFEGLNTAASKDRCLACIEEPFFSPLWPLLLAVYRSVHRVREAAVSRSMELYRNAPPAAIGVPTKLLPQDSEATSAGAYPYCAAAQELGLLVLESCPQKKLECIVRALRVICACAEDYYRAREAAPQPGIAAICCR from the exons ATGGCCGCTGCGGCCGGGGACGGCGCGGTGAAGCCGCTGCAGTGCGCCATGAAGCTGGCCAACGGGGCGATCGAGCTGGACACCGGCAACCGGCCCCGG GAGGCATACACAGAATACCTGAGGAGCGTCCACTACATCTCCCAGGTGCTGCTAGAAGAAGTGGAGACCACCAAAG AAGCTGGGGAGACTGTGACCCCTGACACCTCAAAGATGCTGAAGCTGGCTGAGCAGTGTCTGGAGAGGGCCCAGTCGACAGCTGCCAAGCTTG GGAAAGCATGCctgaggccagccctgcctgtggCTGCCCCCATCCCCTCACCGACCAGCCGACACCGCCGGGTGTACTCAGATGAGGGAGGGAAGCTCTCTCCATTTCTGCCGCCTGAGATCTTCCAGAAGCTTCAGGTCGTAGAGCCACAAAGCTCTAAGAA GGAGCTGACACCCCTGGAGGAGGCCTCCCTGCAGAATCAGAAGCTGAAAGCTGCCTATGAGGCCCGGATGGCCCGTCTGGACCCCAGCCAGGCCATGCAGAAGACATCCCTG ACCCTGTCCCTGCAGCGGCAGATGATGGAGAACCTGGTGATTGCTAAAGCCCGGGAGGAGACA CTGCAGAGGAAGATGGAGGAACGCCGGCTGCGGCTCCAGGAGGCCGCCAACAG ACCTGTCCTTCCTCCCAGGAGGTTCTGCAGCCAGGTTGCCCTGACCCCTGAGGAGCGGGAGCAGCGGGCCCTCTATGCCGCCATCCTCGAGTACGAGCAAGACCAC GACTGGCCAAAGCACTGGAAGGCCAAGCTCAAGAGGAGCCCGGGGGACCTGTCCCTGGTGACCAGCCTGGTCTCCCACATGCTCAG TGTTCCAGACCACCCCATCTCGCAGCTCCTGAAGAAGCTCCAGTGCGCAGTGTACCGGGCGCTGTACCCCATCGTGAGCAGGGGTGCAGGGGGCTGCTGTTCCCTGCCCCCCGACACCGACGGGCTGCTGCCTCCTGGAAGCCGGCGGCTCCGGCCCTCTCAGAGCCTCTACTGCATGCCCTCCCCTCCAGAGCCCAGCCTGGCCCCGAGGCCCCCAGACGGCCCCTCCGCcagcccccccacacccccaccccaccccggcaaCCCGGACAGAGGGGCGGACGGCAGCCCCACGGCGCCTCCCTCACCCCTGGTGGACACTCCATCCCACCTGCCGGGCAAGGACAGCTCCTTTGAGGACCTGGAACAGTTCTTGGCCACTCctgagaggaggggctggggccctgggggGCGGCCTGAGGCCCAGCCCCCAAGGGTGTGGAAGGGGCCCTCGCCGGGGCAGCTGGAGGGCACCGTGCAGGACATCCATGAGGCCATCG ACAGGCTGCTTTCGCTGACCCTCCTGGCTTTTGAAGGCCTGAACACGGCCGCCTCCAAGGACCGCTGCCTGGCCTGCATCGAGGAGCCCTTCTTCTCCCCGCTGTGGCCCCTGCTGCTGGCAGTCTACAG GAGCGTTCACCGCGTGCGGGAGGCCGCCGTGAGCAGGAGCATGGAGCTGTACAGGAACGCGCCCCCAGCGGCCATCGGTGTCCCCACCAAGCTCCTCCCCCAGGACTCTGAGGCCACGTCAGCCGGCGCCTACCCCTACTGTGCCGCCGCCCAGGAGCTGGGGCTGCTGGTTCTGGAGAGCTGCCCCCAGAAGAAGCTGGAATGCATCG